From a single Methylosinus sp. H3A genomic region:
- a CDS encoding LysR family transcriptional regulator, whose amino-acid sequence MNSELRDLKWALVASRHRSLRQAAETLNTRQSTLSRRLHDLECELGVDLFERTTGGTKLTPVGREFLDAARPIVDEADRLFLTFKTRRNGVNRPLRIGICSSLSAGNLRETLAELRRQIADADILLVDGAKEGLLGELAAGAIDLAILTSGGGKWNDRVLPLWGERVVVAVQENHPLNSRPAIQWRELCDNRILLTRSGVDSELEQLLSVKAGGSGSLRISYQDVSLDRLLSLVGAGYGVAPLLEGAAGFSCPGVTHRELHGDCGQMRLQFAAYWKETNSNPMLQPFLGLLRARYPDLSVSATSG is encoded by the coding sequence GTGAATTCGGAGCTTCGAGATCTGAAATGGGCTCTTGTCGCCTCGCGGCATCGAAGCCTTCGGCAAGCGGCGGAGACGCTGAACACGCGTCAATCCACCCTCAGCCGTCGATTGCATGATCTCGAATGTGAGCTCGGCGTGGATTTGTTCGAGCGCACGACGGGTGGAACGAAGCTCACGCCGGTCGGTCGTGAATTTCTGGATGCGGCGCGGCCCATCGTCGATGAAGCGGACCGCCTCTTCCTCACATTCAAAACGCGACGCAATGGTGTAAATAGGCCATTGCGAATAGGGATCTGCTCGTCGCTTTCGGCCGGCAATCTGCGGGAGACGCTCGCGGAGTTGCGCCGCCAGATCGCGGATGCGGATATTCTCCTGGTCGACGGCGCCAAGGAGGGATTGCTCGGCGAGCTCGCCGCCGGCGCGATCGACCTCGCCATACTGACCTCCGGCGGCGGAAAGTGGAACGACCGCGTTCTGCCGCTCTGGGGCGAACGGGTAGTCGTCGCCGTTCAGGAAAATCACCCGCTCAATAGTCGGCCAGCGATCCAATGGCGGGAGCTTTGCGACAATCGGATATTGCTGACGCGGAGCGGCGTCGATTCCGAACTCGAGCAATTGCTGAGCGTGAAGGCCGGCGGCTCGGGTTCTTTGCGTATCAGCTATCAGGATGTCAGCCTCGACAGGCTGCTGAGCCTCGTCGGCGCCGGTTATGGCGTCGCGCCACTGCTCGAAGGCGCCGCCGGATTTAGCTGCCCCGGAGTGACTCATCGCGAGCTGCATGGCGACTGTGGGCAAATGCGGCTTCAGTTCGCGGCCTATTGGAAAGAGACGAACAGTAATCCGATGCTGCAACCATTTCTCGGTTTGCTGCGCGCCCGCTATCCTGACCTTTCGGTTTCCGCGACATCGGGTTGA
- a CDS encoding helix-turn-helix transcriptional regulator: protein MEMRETLARNLRKYRRAQRLSQEELGHRAELDRTYISSIERCVYSATVDVVGRLAEALGIPALELLRPASESAEAKSSSATSAEGAGTKGQPEKGAKPARKSERSAQRAARRKPGP from the coding sequence ATGGAAATGCGAGAGACGCTGGCGCGCAATCTGAGGAAATATCGACGGGCGCAACGCCTGTCGCAGGAGGAGCTCGGCCATCGAGCCGAGCTCGACCGCACCTATATCAGCTCGATCGAACGCTGCGTTTATTCGGCGACGGTCGATGTCGTCGGACGTCTCGCCGAAGCTCTCGGAATCCCGGCGCTCGAGCTTTTGAGGCCTGCGAGCGAAAGCGCGGAGGCGAAATCGTCATCCGCGACATCGGCTGAAGGCGCCGGCACGAAGGGGCAGCCCGAGAAAGGCGCAAAGCCAGCTCGCAAAAGCGAGAGGTCGGCGCAAAGGGCAGCTCGAAGGAAGCCGGGTCCATAG
- a CDS encoding RNA polymerase sigma factor, with product MAARTHHLVVRAQGGDAAALEQLLSECRFDARRYAVRHCVTSEIDDAVQEALLIVARRLHALESAASFASWLFTIVRRECRRLSRKVFMHEELDEEKFEARFAARSMGELRSELFCALDSLPAHYLEIILLRDVEELTISEICERLGISVATAKVRLRRARLLVREYLTGVDMMV from the coding sequence ATGGCGGCGCGCACGCATCACCTCGTCGTTCGGGCGCAAGGCGGAGATGCCGCGGCGCTCGAGCAGCTGTTGTCGGAATGTCGGTTCGACGCCCGTCGCTATGCGGTGCGGCACTGCGTGACTAGCGAGATCGATGACGCTGTGCAGGAGGCCTTGCTGATCGTGGCGCGCCGCCTTCATGCGCTGGAGTCGGCGGCGTCTTTTGCAAGCTGGCTATTCACGATCGTACGCCGTGAGTGCCGACGCCTCTCCCGGAAAGTTTTTATGCATGAAGAGCTAGACGAAGAAAAATTCGAGGCGAGATTCGCTGCGCGCTCAATGGGCGAGCTCCGATCAGAGTTATTTTGCGCATTGGATTCGCTGCCGGCTCATTATCTGGAGATCATCCTGTTGAGAGACGTCGAGGAATTGACCATCTCCGAAATATGTGAACGGCTCGGGATCAGCGTCGCTACAGCGAAAGTGCGCCTCCGACGCGCGCGCCTGCTGGTCCGTGAATATCTCACAGGCGTGGATATGATGGTGTGA
- a CDS encoding DUF2892 domain-containing protein: MLYVKNVPGWERVVRLGMGAGLLVAAVISFGASPTGWSVGGLGAMAAMSGLFGFCPACAMVGRKLKR; the protein is encoded by the coding sequence ATGCTGTACGTGAAGAATGTACCCGGCTGGGAGCGTGTCGTCAGGTTGGGAATGGGAGCCGGCCTTCTCGTCGCCGCAGTGATCTCTTTTGGCGCGTCGCCCACCGGATGGAGCGTCGGTGGCTTGGGAGCCATGGCGGCTATGTCCGGCCTCTTCGGCTTTTGTCCTGCCTGCGCGATGGTCGGACGTAAGCTGAAGCGCTGA
- a CDS encoding acyltransferase family protein, whose amino-acid sequence MREPRIAWVDNAKGICVILVVMMHSALGVGETMGGEGLLHWIVAFAKPFRIPGFFLIAGLFLSRTIDRDWRTYLDRKLIHFAYFYVLWLVIQWLFKSGLWAGGDPLAALRQLALAMVEPFGTLWFIYLLPIFFVATKLLRKVPLALMLLAAASIETSRIESGWTVPDEFAARYVYFLAGYLLAPQVFALAESARKNPREAVLGLAAWAAADATLAFSPSPFAGYSTVASLPVASLVAGFAGAAAVIIFATLVSDRPRWAWLRYCGGASLVIYLGFFLPMAAARKVIVDYELINSVGLASLFVTVVGVVGPLLLYRMTKRGVFRFLFERPSSFRLDAPNASEDELSSRQSAL is encoded by the coding sequence ATGCGAGAGCCTCGAATCGCATGGGTCGATAATGCAAAAGGCATTTGCGTTATCCTGGTCGTCATGATGCACTCCGCGCTCGGCGTCGGAGAGACCATGGGCGGCGAGGGGCTGCTGCATTGGATCGTTGCGTTCGCCAAGCCGTTTCGCATACCCGGTTTCTTCCTCATCGCCGGCCTCTTCCTCTCGCGAACCATCGATCGGGACTGGCGCACCTATCTCGATCGAAAGCTCATACATTTCGCTTACTTTTATGTCTTGTGGCTCGTCATCCAATGGCTCTTCAAGAGCGGGCTATGGGCGGGAGGCGATCCGCTGGCCGCACTCCGGCAGTTGGCGCTCGCCATGGTCGAGCCTTTCGGAACTTTGTGGTTCATTTATCTGCTGCCGATCTTTTTCGTCGCGACTAAGCTGCTGCGCAAGGTTCCGTTGGCACTGATGTTGCTGGCGGCCGCGTCGATCGAGACTAGCCGCATCGAAAGCGGTTGGACCGTTCCGGATGAGTTCGCAGCCCGCTACGTCTATTTCCTCGCCGGCTATCTGCTCGCGCCGCAGGTCTTCGCTCTCGCTGAATCGGCGAGGAAGAACCCGCGCGAGGCGGTTCTGGGGCTCGCGGCCTGGGCCGCCGCTGATGCGACGCTGGCGTTCTCCCCTTCCCCATTCGCGGGCTATTCGACAGTCGCATCACTGCCCGTCGCGAGCCTCGTGGCGGGCTTCGCTGGCGCAGCGGCCGTCATCATTTTCGCCACGCTGGTTTCCGACCGCCCGCGGTGGGCCTGGCTTCGATATTGTGGCGGCGCCTCGCTGGTAATCTATCTCGGCTTTTTCCTTCCGATGGCCGCCGCGCGCAAGGTCATTGTCGACTATGAGCTTATAAACAGCGTGGGCCTCGCCTCACTCTTCGTTACGGTGGTCGGCGTCGTTGGTCCTCTGCTGCTGTATCGCATGACGAAGCGCGGAGTGTTTCGCTTCCTCTTCGAAAGGCCGTCATCGTTTCGGCTCGATGCGCCAAATGCTAGCGAGGATGAGCTATCCAGTCGTCAGAGCGCCCTTTGA
- a CDS encoding NrsF family protein — protein sequence MDDCAPTPPLAHPGWRALVWFGAALCYLGLVVHFVGRRPELFTTIADPRYLAEVAAMFLTSAMAAAGAFCAGCPGRAIWERFAPLPFLLIWIGALAIGCWRDRHIQGFPPFANISTIQTIAAMSIPSALAILSMARRGAPIAPMTTVGLATLAATSMSSAVHRVFIEQSMAGSAGFWPFCAVLLMSGFASLFGRRLLRWTTRDEFVATVQRPS from the coding sequence ATGGACGATTGCGCCCCGACGCCGCCGCTCGCCCATCCAGGATGGCGCGCGCTCGTCTGGTTCGGCGCGGCTCTCTGCTATCTCGGATTGGTCGTCCATTTCGTGGGGCGACGGCCGGAGCTTTTCACAACGATCGCAGACCCCCGGTATCTCGCGGAAGTCGCTGCGATGTTTCTGACGAGCGCAATGGCGGCGGCCGGCGCCTTTTGCGCCGGATGCCCGGGACGGGCCATCTGGGAGCGTTTCGCGCCCCTTCCATTTCTGCTGATATGGATCGGCGCGCTCGCCATCGGATGCTGGCGCGATCGACACATTCAGGGTTTCCCGCCCTTTGCGAATATTTCGACCATTCAGACAATTGCGGCGATGAGCATCCCTTCGGCTCTCGCCATCCTGTCGATGGCGCGACGAGGCGCTCCGATCGCGCCAATGACGACAGTTGGGCTGGCGACACTCGCAGCCACGTCGATGTCCTCGGCGGTCCACCGTGTGTTCATCGAGCAGAGCATGGCCGGCTCCGCAGGGTTTTGGCCCTTTTGCGCAGTTCTTTTGATGAGCGGCTTCGCCTCGCTGTTCGGACGTCGGCTTCTTCGCTGGACGACGCGCGACGAGTTCGTCGCCACTGTCCAGCGGCCGAGCTGA
- a CDS encoding RNA polymerase sigma factor has translation MSSQHDPFAAKDDERRWRALMTSAQDGDGVAYAELLSDLLPVLHRFVRRKSRNAQDADDVVQEILVSLHTVRQTYDPRRPFTPWLMTIAARRVADAARRRYARGANEIAVDVLPETFQGDETKFEQEASDVAEDLRKALAVLPQSQREAIELIKIRGLSLEEAAEATGKSIGSLKVRVHRAIKAMRQALEQKS, from the coding sequence ATGAGCAGTCAGCACGACCCATTCGCGGCGAAGGACGACGAGCGCCGATGGCGTGCGCTCATGACTTCGGCCCAGGACGGTGACGGCGTCGCATATGCCGAGCTGCTGTCGGACCTATTGCCCGTTCTGCATCGCTTCGTCCGGCGAAAATCGCGGAATGCGCAGGACGCGGACGACGTCGTTCAGGAGATTTTGGTTTCCCTCCATACGGTGAGGCAAACTTATGATCCGCGGCGTCCCTTCACGCCTTGGCTCATGACGATCGCCGCGCGCCGTGTGGCGGACGCCGCGAGACGGCGATACGCTCGCGGCGCGAATGAGATCGCCGTCGATGTCCTGCCTGAAACCTTTCAGGGGGATGAAACGAAATTCGAGCAAGAGGCGAGCGACGTCGCCGAGGATCTCCGAAAAGCTCTGGCGGTCCTCCCGCAAAGCCAACGAGAGGCGATCGAGTTGATCAAGATCCGCGGGCTTTCGCTCGAAGAGGCGGCCGAAGCGACGGGAAAGAGCATCGGCTCGCTGAAAGTCCGAGTGCATCGAGCAATCAAGGCAATGCGGCAGGCGCTGGAGCAGAAAAGCTGA
- a CDS encoding DUF2282 domain-containing protein, with protein MSDRKISSVLTVAGAFAMALAAVEAAQAAGDQEKCYGVALQGKNDCAAGPGTTCAGSSKVNYQGNAWKYVPTGTCTGIVTPKGRGSLEPIVD; from the coding sequence ATGTCGGATAGGAAGATTTCCAGCGTCCTGACTGTCGCCGGCGCCTTCGCCATGGCCCTCGCCGCCGTAGAAGCCGCACAAGCAGCCGGCGATCAGGAAAAATGCTACGGAGTCGCTTTGCAGGGAAAGAATGATTGCGCGGCGGGGCCGGGCACGACCTGCGCAGGATCGTCGAAAGTCAATTATCAAGGCAACGCATGGAAATATGTTCCGACGGGGACATGCACGGGGATCGTGACTCCGAAGGGACGCGGCAGCCTCGAGCCGATCGTCGACTAA
- a CDS encoding DUF692 domain-containing protein, with amino-acid sequence MSAYAPNSELRLPIRAGVGFKSDHFDDIQESAPSVGFFEIHAENFMGAGGPPHAQLTRIRRDYPLSIHGVGLSIGGAQPLDREHLDRVRTLVARYEPAMFSEHLAWSTHGAAYLNDLLPMAYDDIGLARVTRNVMDVQDALGRRILLENPATYLRFETSDLSEVQFLSEVAHRSGCGLLLDAANVHVSAVNHGFSAEDYIDAFPIGLVEEIHLAGHAEDADEDGERLLIDAHCAPVPSPVWALYRRILDRRGPVATLIEWDNALPAWPVLLDEAARAEHLLEERWQWSGETTRQEARA; translated from the coding sequence ATGAGCGCCTACGCCCCGAATAGCGAGCTCCGGCTGCCCATCCGAGCGGGCGTCGGCTTCAAGAGCGATCACTTTGATGACATCCAGGAGTCGGCGCCCAGCGTCGGCTTCTTTGAAATTCATGCCGAGAATTTCATGGGCGCGGGCGGGCCGCCGCATGCGCAGCTCACGCGAATTCGGCGGGACTACCCTTTGTCCATTCACGGCGTCGGTCTTTCGATCGGCGGCGCGCAGCCGCTCGATCGAGAGCATCTCGATCGGGTGAGAACTCTGGTCGCCCGATACGAGCCGGCCATGTTCTCCGAGCATCTCGCCTGGTCCACACATGGCGCCGCCTATCTGAACGATCTCCTGCCCATGGCTTATGACGACATCGGCCTGGCGAGGGTCACCCGCAATGTGATGGACGTTCAGGATGCGCTCGGCCGCCGGATTCTGCTCGAGAATCCCGCGACCTATCTGCGGTTCGAGACGTCAGACCTGTCCGAAGTCCAGTTCCTGAGCGAGGTCGCGCACCGATCCGGCTGCGGTCTGCTGCTCGACGCCGCCAATGTTCATGTCAGCGCGGTCAATCATGGCTTCTCGGCGGAAGATTACATCGATGCGTTTCCGATCGGCCTCGTCGAGGAAATTCACCTCGCCGGACATGCAGAAGACGCCGACGAGGATGGTGAGCGCTTGTTGATCGACGCGCATTGCGCTCCAGTCCCTTCGCCGGTCTGGGCGCTCTACAGACGCATCCTGGACCGCCGGGGACCTGTCGCCACATTGATCGAATGGGACAATGCCCTTCCCGCGTGGCCGGTCCTCCTCGACGAGGCGGCGCGCGCCGAGCATCTCCTCGAGGAGAGATGGCAATGGAGCGGAGAAACGACACGGCAGGAGGCGCGCGCTTGA
- a CDS encoding DUF2063 domain-containing protein, producing the protein MHERTQGEFVRALLNPDLPPPRGLVASHGALPAGRFAVYRNNVIGGLVDALAQRFPVCLRLVGDAFFRATAQCYVRIALPASPMLFEYGESFGDFLATFEPARELPYLPDVARLEYAVGRAYHAADATPLSLEELRSAPVDLLDGATVVFHPSTQLVCSRYPIVSIWRANMSDEDSITPIADHAQDALVTRRRSTVETHALAVGGSTFVRTLMEGAALHDAAEEAKRAAPSFDLSESLRILLLGEALIRLQIPKEFSSPKERGAA; encoded by the coding sequence ATGCATGAGCGAACCCAAGGCGAATTCGTTCGCGCTCTCCTCAATCCTGATCTTCCGCCGCCCCGGGGTCTCGTGGCGTCGCATGGCGCCTTGCCCGCGGGGCGCTTCGCCGTTTATCGCAACAATGTGATCGGTGGATTGGTCGACGCGCTGGCGCAGCGCTTTCCGGTCTGCCTGCGCCTCGTCGGCGACGCGTTCTTCCGGGCGACCGCGCAATGCTATGTTCGAATAGCCCTGCCCGCCTCGCCCATGCTGTTCGAATATGGCGAGAGCTTCGGAGATTTCCTCGCCACCTTCGAGCCTGCGCGCGAGCTGCCCTATCTGCCGGACGTCGCCCGCCTCGAATATGCGGTTGGCCGCGCCTATCACGCTGCGGACGCCACTCCCCTGTCGCTCGAAGAGCTGCGGTCCGCGCCTGTCGACCTGCTCGACGGCGCGACCGTCGTCTTTCATCCCTCGACGCAGCTCGTCTGCTCGCGCTATCCGATCGTGTCGATTTGGCGCGCGAATATGTCGGACGAAGACTCGATCACGCCGATCGCGGATCATGCGCAGGACGCGCTCGTCACCAGACGCCGGTCGACTGTCGAGACACATGCGCTTGCCGTCGGCGGATCGACATTCGTGAGAACCCTCATGGAGGGAGCCGCGCTTCACGACGCGGCCGAGGAGGCGAAGCGCGCCGCTCCGAGCTTCGACCTCTCCGAATCGCTCCGCATTCTCTTGCTCGGCGAGGCGCTGATCCGTCTGCAAATCCCGAAGGAATTTTCGTCACCGAAGGAGCGCGGCGCCGCATGA
- a CDS encoding DoxX family protein produces the protein MKLSNKITASLDAIPYAPIALFLRVVAAHPFFASGQTKIEGPTIGGDVFGADVTVQIPMAVRDATFALFAEEYKLPFISPSVAAYMATALEVVLPVLLLLGLLTRLSALGLLAMTLIIQIFVYPDAWWTAHAYWAALLIVIIARGPGAISLDHLLSRR, from the coding sequence ATGAAACTCTCGAACAAGATCACCGCTTCGCTCGACGCGATCCCCTACGCGCCGATCGCCCTGTTTCTCCGAGTGGTCGCCGCACATCCGTTTTTCGCGTCCGGCCAGACAAAGATCGAAGGACCGACCATCGGCGGAGACGTTTTCGGCGCCGACGTGACCGTTCAGATTCCGATGGCAGTCAGAGATGCGACATTCGCTCTCTTCGCCGAAGAGTACAAGCTGCCGTTCATTTCACCGAGTGTCGCGGCTTATATGGCGACCGCGCTCGAAGTCGTGCTGCCCGTGCTCCTTTTGCTCGGTCTCCTGACGCGCCTTTCGGCGCTCGGCCTTTTGGCCATGACTTTGATCATTCAGATCTTCGTCTATCCCGACGCGTGGTGGACGGCGCATGCCTATTGGGCCGCGCTGCTCATCGTCATCATCGCGCGCGGTCCGGGCGCCATCTCGCTCGACCATCTGCTCTCTCGCCGATGA
- a CDS encoding TlpA disulfide reductase family protein, protein MTAAPDQPSRRAVTIGLVGAAISSSVGAQSNNDRTWPQLRTPTSQFIELRPLAEAPALDLRRIDGKTIELKALRGKVVLLCFWATWCPPCRRELPTLERLGRLIDPRDLEIVAISIDKGGNDSVAAFSRNIGVLRLLPFLDPDGLIAVRAGQTSSSPFVLHGMPISYVVDRLGRVAGYIVGEVDWTSGDALALMRFYIDR, encoded by the coding sequence ATGACTGCGGCGCCGGATCAACCGTCGCGCCGTGCGGTGACCATCGGCCTCGTCGGCGCGGCGATTTCTTCGTCGGTCGGGGCGCAATCGAACAACGATCGGACTTGGCCGCAGCTGCGAACCCCGACCTCGCAGTTCATCGAGCTGAGACCGCTCGCCGAGGCGCCCGCGCTCGACCTTCGACGCATCGACGGCAAGACGATCGAGCTGAAGGCGCTTCGCGGGAAGGTCGTCTTGCTGTGCTTCTGGGCGACATGGTGTCCGCCCTGCCGCCGCGAATTGCCGACGCTCGAACGTCTCGGGCGCCTCATCGATCCGCGCGACCTCGAGATTGTCGCGATATCGATCGACAAAGGCGGAAACGATTCGGTCGCTGCATTCTCGAGGAACATCGGCGTCCTTCGCCTGCTGCCCTTTCTCGACCCCGACGGACTTATCGCTGTCCGTGCCGGACAAACTTCCTCCTCGCCCTTCGTTCTTCATGGCATGCCGATCTCCTATGTCGTGGATCGGCTCGGACGCGTCGCCGGCTATATCGTCGGCGAGGTCGACTGGACATCCGGCGACGCGCTGGCGCTGATGAGGTTTTACATCGATCGATGA
- a CDS encoding carboxymuconolactone decarboxylase family protein yields MTFTLHTQSTAPDGSRKWLAAIEQRFGFVPNLFAVQAESPAMLEGFQALYKAFESTAFSATERETILLATSFENGCAFCVAAHTAAAFKQKVSPEVIASLREGRSIGDAKLEALHRFTRALVTKRGAVTEEETASFLRAGYDNRALLEVIMGVALMVMSNYTNRLAKTPLNESFEPFAWTDSRTDPK; encoded by the coding sequence ATGACATTCACACTTCATACCCAGTCGACCGCACCCGACGGCTCACGCAAATGGCTCGCTGCGATCGAGCAACGATTCGGCTTCGTTCCCAACCTGTTCGCGGTTCAAGCGGAATCGCCCGCTATGCTGGAGGGCTTTCAAGCTCTCTACAAGGCTTTCGAGTCGACCGCGTTTTCCGCTACCGAGCGCGAGACGATCCTTCTCGCGACGAGCTTCGAGAACGGTTGCGCGTTCTGCGTCGCCGCCCATACGGCCGCCGCATTCAAGCAGAAGGTCTCTCCCGAAGTCATCGCGAGCCTGCGGGAGGGCCGATCGATCGGCGACGCCAAGCTGGAGGCGCTTCATCGGTTCACGCGCGCCTTGGTGACGAAGCGTGGAGCCGTGACCGAAGAGGAGACCGCGAGCTTTCTTCGAGCCGGTTACGACAATCGTGCGCTGCTCGAGGTGATCATGGGCGTCGCGCTGATGGTGATGAGCAACTACACCAACCGCTTGGCGAAGACGCCATTGAACGAGAGCTTCGAGCCTTTCGCATGGACGGATAGCCGAACGGACCCGAAATAG
- a CDS encoding helix-turn-helix domain-containing protein — MRKQRHETYTCCPFEAALDVMGSKWKATILFRLLDGTWRFNELRRSMPNVTQRMLTIQLRELEADGMIRRKIFPEVPPRVEYSLSELGQTLEPLLRELYRWGEEHLQGGQLAPAGAVDDSAKTLHAAATESVE; from the coding sequence ATGCGAAAGCAGAGACACGAGACCTACACATGCTGCCCCTTCGAGGCGGCGTTGGACGTGATGGGAAGCAAATGGAAGGCGACGATTCTCTTCCGATTGCTCGATGGAACATGGCGCTTCAACGAGCTTCGCCGTTCGATGCCAAACGTCACCCAACGCATGTTGACCATTCAGCTCCGGGAGCTCGAGGCGGATGGCATGATCCGGCGCAAAATATTCCCGGAGGTTCCTCCGCGAGTCGAATATTCCTTGAGTGAATTGGGGCAGACGCTCGAACCTTTGCTGCGCGAGCTGTATCGCTGGGGCGAAGAGCATCTCCAGGGCGGACAGCTCGCGCCGGCGGGCGCCGTGGACGACAGCGCGAAGACTCTGCACGCTGCTGCGACAGAGAGCGTGGAGTGA
- a CDS encoding 4-oxalocrotonate tautomerase family protein yields the protein MPLVQIKGIGGYLTPDEKRELISKVTEAVLSVEGEGLRQATWVIVEDVQPGAWGVGGQAFTDADLRRLAGR from the coding sequence ATGCCGCTCGTGCAAATCAAAGGAATCGGCGGATATCTCACACCGGATGAAAAGCGAGAGCTCATCAGCAAAGTGACGGAGGCCGTGCTCTCCGTCGAAGGCGAAGGGCTTCGACAGGCGACATGGGTGATCGTCGAAGACGTGCAGCCCGGCGCATGGGGTGTCGGCGGTCAGGCCTTCACGGATGCCGATCTGAGACGATTGGCGGGACGATAA
- a CDS encoding carboxymuconolactone decarboxylase family protein — protein sequence MTTIYKIKELGLLTIETATGKARDLLDAAKRQLGFVPNMYGAMANEPALLEAYSTTYAAFRRDAGFTSIEQELIFLVISRANFCHYCMAAHSFVADKMSKVPTEVTDAIRDGRAIPDSRLQALATFTHVMVEMRGRPSEGAVREFLAAGYSEKNILGVILAIGVKTYSNYANHLFHTPVDDVFASRVWKEAA from the coding sequence ATGACGACGATTTATAAGATCAAGGAGCTCGGCCTCCTGACCATCGAAACCGCGACCGGCAAGGCGCGCGACTTGCTGGATGCCGCCAAGCGGCAACTCGGCTTTGTTCCCAATATGTATGGCGCCATGGCGAATGAGCCGGCTCTGCTCGAGGCCTATTCCACGACCTACGCCGCCTTTCGACGCGACGCCGGCTTCACGTCGATCGAGCAGGAGCTGATATTCCTTGTCATCAGCCGCGCGAACTTCTGTCACTATTGCATGGCGGCGCACAGCTTCGTCGCGGATAAAATGTCGAAGGTTCCGACCGAAGTGACGGACGCCATTCGCGATGGTCGCGCGATCCCCGATTCCAGGCTGCAGGCGCTCGCGACATTCACGCATGTCATGGTCGAGATGCGCGGTCGGCCGAGCGAAGGCGCCGTGCGGGAGTTTCTCGCCGCCGGTTACAGCGAGAAGAATATTCTCGGCGTCATTCTCGCGATCGGCGTGAAGACCTATTCGAATTATGCCAATCATCTCTTCCACACGCCGGTCGACGACGTCTTCGCGTCTCGCGTGTGGAAGGAAGCCGCCTGA
- a CDS encoding methyltransferase domain-containing protein encodes MNIEAVKDYYGKTLRSSDDLKTMACCTPDSMPARVKALLSNIHDEVLTKYYGCGLVAPEELKGRRVLDLGCGSGRDVYLMSQLVGPSGEVVGVDMTPEQLETATAHIEWHRERFGYARNNVRFLHGYIERLDALGLERASFDVIVSNCVVNLSIDKPAVLKGAFDLLKPGGEFHFADVYADRRLDPALRNDPVVYGECLGGALYWGDFLALAKAAGFGDPRLAASRPLEIIDSEIEEKIGAARFYSATYRLFKIEGLEPACEDYGQAVIYRGGVPEAPHRFTLDSHHVIEKGRLFPVCGNSWRMLKESRFAPYFDFLGDFSTHFGIFPGCGTNIPFTGSADRSRGADACC; translated from the coding sequence ATGAACATTGAAGCCGTCAAGGACTATTACGGAAAGACGCTGCGCAGCTCCGACGATCTCAAGACCATGGCCTGCTGCACGCCCGACAGCATGCCCGCGCGGGTGAAGGCGCTGCTGTCGAATATCCACGATGAGGTTCTAACGAAATATTACGGATGCGGACTGGTCGCTCCCGAGGAGCTGAAAGGCCGGCGGGTTCTCGATCTCGGCTGCGGCTCCGGGCGCGATGTCTATCTCATGTCGCAGCTCGTCGGTCCGTCGGGCGAGGTCGTCGGCGTCGACATGACGCCGGAGCAGCTCGAAACCGCGACGGCGCATATCGAGTGGCACAGGGAAAGATTCGGCTATGCGCGCAATAATGTGCGCTTTCTGCATGGCTATATCGAGCGGCTCGACGCGCTCGGCCTCGAGCGGGCGAGCTTCGACGTCATCGTCTCCAATTGCGTCGTCAATCTTTCGATCGACAAGCCGGCGGTTCTGAAAGGCGCGTTCGATCTCTTGAAGCCGGGCGGGGAGTTTCACTTCGCCGATGTCTACGCCGACAGACGCCTCGATCCGGCCTTGCGCAACGATCCCGTCGTGTATGGAGAGTGTCTGGGAGGCGCTCTCTATTGGGGCGACTTTCTCGCGCTCGCCAAAGCCGCCGGCTTCGGCGATCCACGCCTCGCAGCCAGCCGGCCGCTGGAGATCATCGATTCCGAAATCGAGGAAAAGATCGGCGCTGCGCGCTTCTATTCGGCGACCTATCGTCTGTTCAAGATCGAAGGCCTCGAGCCTGCATGCGAGGATTACGGCCAGGCGGTGATCTACAGAGGCGGCGTTCCGGAAGCGCCGCACCGCTTCACGCTCGACAGCCATCATGTGATCGAGAAGGGCCGGCTCTTCCCCGTCTGCGGCAATAGCTGGCGCATGCTGAAGGAGAGCCGCTTCGCTCCCTATTTCGATTTCCTCGGCGACTTCTCGACGCATTTCGGCATTTTTCCCGGCTGCGGCACGAACATCCCCTTCACGGGCTCCGCCGATCGGAGCCGGGGCGCAGACGCGTGCTGCTGA